The following is a genomic window from Solanum stenotomum isolate F172 chromosome 4, ASM1918654v1, whole genome shotgun sequence.
tgcttttgttttaaattgcattatattgaaatgagtcagtcaggttgagttgagttgagccaggtaagttattcaATTTcctccagatttccttctagcctatgttgtttagctttcaagcttgcatactcgtacatttaatgtactgatgccagttggcctgcatcttatgacgatgccgatgcaggtacccaggatcagcatccaacacgccgttgatccagttgagcattccagagtcagtggtgagcctccttgcattccagaggactctgttattttgtgtttctagttttgttttgttaggatgttgcagggtctgtcccaacatccatctcagtattatagaggcttcatagacaatcagtcagttagtattgagtctctcatctatgtatatatgtaaatattctattttgagactcgagttgcctttttggccagattttatcagttaagttttttttttatgtccttgcattgcatggagttattcaGTTGacttaggtttccgctgagttaagaagctaggccaagggttcgcttggggccagcaatggtcttgaagtgccggccacgtccagggtgtaggctcggggcgtgacataaatATCTCAAAAGATCACTTAACTTTGGAAATTTATCTGACAAAGTCgttgaactttgttttgtatcaataaaatcacttaacttTGACTTTTGtatcataaaaatcactaaaactgaattttacattaaaaaatctaatatgacaaataaaatatttttttaatgccaTATGATTATATAAActcacaaataaattaaaaaaaacttattaagGAGTTTTAACGGACAAATCTTactacaaattttaatttatatggtaAGAAATTAACGGAcgaaaattgttttatatttaaaacaaaCAATGTTCTACCCTATTGACATTAATGGTGAAACTAAcgtaattaaaaacttaaaatttgtaATTCAACTGATACGATCGACAATTCCTCTGATTAATCACCAATCTACAACTAGTTGtctgtttttttcttcagaaaATTACCTAtcgtgatatatatatatatatatatatagtaagttttaaatatatatattaatattataaaatttattttactaatatagtttttttgaaaaaaaatatttaatgagttttaatttttttttatttatttatggggTCTATCGTTATTGTAACAACTCGCTAagtgaaagagctagaattagaaagagtcatttttggaaagaaggaaaaatctgGAAGTTtgtttaagttatgttaagtttgagttgggtcaacttcaaacgacaataacttctagctcaggaaGAGTTAGGTGtcctacaagataccgtaggaaagatatttgaattatctttccaacgccgccgagtttgcttgatttcaagtttgtatgagggagatatgaccattcgaagttgggttgtctaaaTAAAGAACGTCAAGAccagattttagaagggtattatggtcttttcaccacccaattaattaattttgtttttggtaattaagttggggtctaaactgaattggttcaatttacactttaGAATATTAAGTTAggatttttagagaaaagaaaagaagaggagaaaagaggagaagaagcaaggattcgtcACGTTCTTGAACCTAAACTTGTGATTTttgccaaggattcaatcctacgaggtatgtgagatcacatagcgttgtgTTAGTTAACCCACGAGCCAAACCTGATTCAATTCCGCGATTTTATATGATTGAAAGTATAGAAATTGAGTTTTTGTGGGTTTTGTTGAAATTCTATTAGTTTCTTGATTTGTTGAAATTGTTAAGGAGTTCTTGAGttaaattcatgaaaattgatgtagttttgagtagattcttgtacATTTTGATTGTGTATTCGATTCTAAGCATTTGAGAATGAAACTAGGTGaatctagagggtttagagttgaaaaacgagcaagaaaaattgtcaaaaacCTAGGAAGGGGGCTGGGGCACCGCACCACTCAGAGCGCTCCAAACAAACTTTTGTAGTTTGGGCTCTGGGGTGCCGCACCAGCCAGTGCGCCCCAACCCAGACTCTGAAGTTTGGGCTTTGGAGtcccgcgccactcagagcgccagggacgctaGGTCTTCTACCCTTTCCCATTTCTTTCTGTTTGAGTTCCTTTAAAACGTATCTATATTtcctagttgatttctacactctaaggtacgtctaaacatcatgagattgTCTATAGCGCAAGATCAtgacccttgaatccataaatcaaattcaaggtagagctaagagtcaagCCAAGAGAGTCCTAAGAGTCTTTCAAAAGTCTTAGGcaattgttttaaacttgttttaaaagacttaagacttgagtttgaaaaagagtagagacaagttcatttctttaaatgatAAATGGGAACTAAATAATCCCAAAGaacaaatgttttcacatttaagataagaggaaacatcgatttccaaatgagttttcatgagaAGTTTTGAattccatctcttttaagagataagctttttgagtaattaccttaaatcacagaaagagttttgttttaaaacatatgagttgagtatattttggtagtagtattgagcaccgatatggggacgagttcataataactcaatgtcCTCCAAAAACCATGTAGCtatcgtgggtagaaagggtcatactttttagatgattccttagtgcgtTTTAGtataaactagtggatccacttagtttaGGTGTTCTATATCCCGGCAAGTTAtgggacagttctggcagcatgggcgagacgttgtatcatcacttagctcataatgatggttgtcggttagaaaaactcccacaGAACTATATTTCTttactatatatgtatattgagttgttacttattgttttaaatgctttatataaactgcatctttacctttgtttatttatgcatttagttgagtatccatgagttgagtaaaccTGAGGTAAGCGTTTATTTCAGAGTTCACTTCAAGCCTATTGTTATGTTCAattttcccctcgcatgctcgtacattcaatgtactgatatcatttggcctgcatcattttatgaagCAGATACAAGTaatcaggatcaacatccaacgTCTCGTTGATCCAATCGAGCAtctcagagtctgttggtgagcctccttgcattccggaggatcccttttattcCTTTACTAGTTCATTTtcttaggatgatcgggggtctgtcccgacatccctcatagttaTTAGAGAATTCATAGACAGTTAGACGatattagttctttagtcttatttATTTCAGTTGTTTGTTTTAAGAGTTGAGTTTGCCTTATGGCTAGTTGGATGTtttctttataacattctagttttCATATGGGTTCATCTTTGTTAAtttaagtcttctgctgagtagtaagccaggccaagggttctcttaggccaacaatggttctcgagtgccagtcgcgcccagggtgtaggctcggggcgtaaCAATTATATATggaataaaaagatattttattttgctaggttagattttcttttaatttaaatttagttgagtgattttattgataaaaaaaaacctagggtgagtaatttcattaatataaaacaaagtttaatgactttgcTAGATAAATTTTTCAAGTTGAGTGACCTTTTCAGATATTAACTCTGAGACTAACTACAATACTCACCTCTTTAACCAcagaaaaaacttaaaaaaactaTAGTGGTCAAGAGTGATATTGCTGGATCGGTGTAGATTATGtcgcagtgggcttgaatcttcTTAAAGAGAGTGAGATATCTGCGTCTTAGCCTAATgatttgtttattcattttatttcaacGATAATTTATTGGTTTTTGGTATATTACACAAACAAGTCATATGTTTTACTATTTACCTATTACTAGAGAACTTAAGCGTATTATTAgtgattaaattattttgttactatttatattcatgaacactatttaaataataaaagtctaaaatattgaataaacaaaaagttattttatattcaaattcgATATAGATGCATTTATATTTTAAGTATACTTACAAGTTATGACaaaagacattttttaaaaaaaagtaatgtgTAACTCTTCGTCTCTCAATTTTTCCTGAATaatcactttttaactttagataaatttgactaaacaaacaattataatatttcttttaggCCTTTAGTTAATCTTGGTCGGATATAAAAGGTATTTAATTTATAGTAGCATATGATAAAAGATGGAAGATATCgtagaataaaataaagaggaaaTGCTTTAATATTATTGTGTCAAAATTAAACACACTTaaagtttgatcaacttcataACATTGGTGTAAGGTCTTATCTAATCATGTAAatcaaatcatacaataaaaattaaatgttacCTCTTACGGAGGTCAAttcattaaaagaaaatgatcCACGAACTCAAAATCACGAAAGCAAACCTCAAATTcaacctttattttttttccaaatgtgcgtatgttttttttctttgttgttgttCGTCTGTATGTGGGTATATATTGTGTAGTATTTGTTTTAGTAGTGTACGTAGGTGTTTTTAGGGAGTGCATGCGGGCTTGAGGGGGTTGTTTTGGGTTGAGAAAATTAAGGGGGTATAGTAGAGTTGTAAGTGGGATGGGAATGTGGGTAGGTTAgagtgtaatgaccctaaatGTCAGTTTTAGAAATTATCGTAAAATTACCATTTCACTCTTTTTCAATAGTTTCCCCGAGTCATTCATGATCAGTCGGTGAAGTtggtttgaaaattttgagtgaTTCATTtaactataattaattaattgacggataattttagataattaatttaattgtgaCTAATGGGCTAAGACtataagttatttaaataaaaaggaaaaattacagaaatcccaccttttagtttacttattaccattatcccctataagttttacaaatctccaaaatcctttatttttgcgcatcagattagtgtatctcgcgcatcagattagtgtataatgtataaaatgtacatcagattaaTATATCAtgtacttaacgattaatgtatctcgcgcatcagattaatgtatcagcacttatattattgtatccgtttgagtgatttctgtaattataaacttttaagggataaattgtaattttaccttaaaagtatgtgatttctgtaatttaccctatttaaaatattataccTTTTGGcccaatatttattaaaataagttagtaatttatcacttttaatacttaattatttttagaaaagaaagaaaaagggaacaGAAACTCACCAGCGGAGACGTGGGAGCCGACTCGATCAAATTGCAGGTATGAGTTGAAgcaagtttctttttttaaaaaatagtcacAAGCATTAATTGCTAAGTTATAAAAGGTACAAATAGTATTATGTTAGTTGAACTCTTTAGGAAATTGAtatttagcaaaaaaaaaaaaattggcagtAAGACAGCGttctttttgttctttatttttttgaattttgagggAACAATGTTTTGTTTCCCCACTACTAATTGATGATTGTCAAATGATTGGGGGATCAGTGGTAATGAATAATGATGCTTGAAATTGATTATAGGGTGTGGGATTTTGAGTATTTGAGGTTATTCCCGTGAATTGTTTGTAATATGGCCttgttgtttcaaaattttTCCCAGAGTGTCATAATTTGATCCGAGTTTTGATAAGTTGATATACCAAATTAAATATTgagtgtattatattatatgaaaactattaGGATTGTAGTGTTTGGAGAAATTATGacttaaccctagacttgaaattCAGAAAATATGAGATTTAACCTATTGGTTGGAATCAAGATTTAGAAACGTTATTATAAATTCGGGTGAGTTTTGGGTCTAAGCTAGACATATAGCAATATGAatgttgttagtttcgaaatcCTATCGTGatcatttatttgaatagattgctttgagttggaagttcaacgaaaagggaaggctcaagtcccgGAGTGAATTTTTGATTGaatgaggcaagtggatttctaaacccttgttaagtgtatgagattcgtgtatttccttgtaatatgtgtttgggggtaatgagacttggtgatgggttaacttgtccacattgattaattctaatgatgaaaaaggggtaataaaagacaatgtgattaattgtgtgtgatgtgttgagaatgatttgaaagacttgttgaatcattgttgatgttgtatcaagattgtgttgttgtgaattgtgcaatgttatgaaaagggtcatctcctcattatttgtgtgaacatgtcatttgcattgttctgagacatggttgtgacaagtgttatgtgaattgagaaaaaaataagaaattaaagaggatataccatttcgagggacgtatcgcacGCCGCGATtaatactatatttcgagggacgtgtcgcgcacCGCGACGAATACTATATTTTGAGGGACGTATCACGCACtgcgatggttactattatcgagggtcgtatcgcacGCCGCGATGgctgcatggacagatatgtcccccatgagTCTCAGACTGCGAGACAATGAgtgtgtatcactaggtcagacatgcatcactatacttgacgttgtattcattgcattgcacatatttatcattagtgaacttgatattgtgctttgctgatcttgtgagtgcctttctatggaacttTGATTGATGAGTATTGaggttgttgttgaggatatgtacttgttagagtgttgttgttgagttatgtgctatgtgaattatgaactattaggttgggctggatttatgcaggttgtagttgtggaggttgtGATTGCTaaattgagcttgttgttgagaatatgtgattgttagaatgttgttgttgagatatgtgcttgtaaattgtgaactgttaggttgggctggttttatgcaggttgtagttgtggaggttcggttggggtgtaaggagtacccgtattctatccccttagcttgtgtttagaggtttacttgctgagtaccgtgtggtttggtactcaccccttgcgtctacatttttgtaggttactagcccggacgtttgtgatattttctcttctccttgtctgaggcttcttatggaggtttgtgaggtagaTGCTTGTCATTTCAACGGACCTTCTNatcttttttctgtttctgtatttttgactaacctgaatacaggagataacagtTACTAGCCCGGGcatttgtgatattttctcttctccttgtctgaggcttcttatggaggtttgtgaggtaaATGCTTGTCATTTCAAtagaccttcttactcctatttatgatcttgttctattctagaaacaatgtcatttgaggcttgtgtttttcttttgaagcaattgtaatactttagaggcttgtacatgtgacaaccataTTTTGGaggtatttttgagtttattataaaatttccgtattttattgtaatggctgagttttaggctgacttgtcttagTGGATAAGAgcagtgccatcacgtccatttttggattGTGACATAGAGGGAATTTAGGATTAGATGGGTTTCATAGTTTaggttaattatttaaaattaaatacatataaaaattataatagtaaaaatattaactaactttttttgaattaataaaaatataagaaaagctAAATATctaatctaaaaatataattaagaaacattttcttatttattaaatctaaattaaaagaaaacatatattttatgtaaattttcttttctctctaacaaattgaaaataaaacgtAGCCTTAAACACAActctatatttttgtagttttcaaatattataaaataaacttactaaaataagataaaagtcaaaaaactaatttaaatatgaaagaaatattgaaacactaaaaatggtgtaaaacaTCAAATTCGATAAAAAAATCACGTGTCTACAATGCTCAACCTTGACTTGTTGTTAATTCAGAAATTTAGCAACAAAATCTGAGATACACCTCTTCATAccactccaccaatagacttctctcaaatcgTGGTACATTTTTATAGATCCTGGATGAATCGAATATTtggaactatgggcttctgtcATGATCCTACCTTTGAGATCATCCACCTTGAAACACACAagctaccttgatacctcaacacaccatctttCCCTTTTCAAAATCCATCACCttctgcttatgaacatttgccttcaactcaagtaAGATTGAGTCTCTATCTTGCTTCTCCTTCACTTGCATCACCAAGGATAATTTAGCCACATTCATTACAACAACTCCACCTTTTCTAGAGTCTACCAAATTACGTACTTCCAAACGTGCAATTCTGTGTACTTACATTGCCAACTCTTTATTTGCTTCCTCCACAAGAGCAGTACTCCAATAGATAACCTGCTAAGGGCATTAGAAACAACATTAACCTTACCTGGGTCATAGAGAATACATATTTCATAATCTTTAGTAACTCTAGCCACCTCCTCTGCCTAAGATTGAACTCCTTTTGGCCGAGAACATACTGAAAGCTCTAGTGatcagtgaacacatccacatgaatgCCATAGAGATACTAACACCATATCTTAAAAGCTAACACCAATGCCGCCAACTTGAGATCGTTACATAGATAATTTCTATCGTGGTTTTGAAACTTTCTGGAAGCATAAACTACATGTTTACCATTCtatatcagtacacaactaaGACCCACTCTGGGGCGTATCACAATAGATGACAAAACCTTTTGTACATTGCGGTAGGATCAATACTGGAGCAGTAGTCGATCgagttttcaattcctaaaagtttttctcacaaaccttagaccattgaaacttaccCTTCTTCTAGGTCAACTTAGTCTttggggatgaaatagatgagaacccctcgacGAACTATCTGTAGTAACCCACCAAattcaagaaactccttatGTAAGTTGGGGTTGTGGGTCTGAGCCAATTCTGCACTACTTCaattttttgagtatcaactAGAATACCCTTGTCatacacaatgtggcctaagaatgtgTAATGACACAAAGAAAACtctagacgtgacatgacatgacatataagaccccgagagacCTTACTTTTTGTCGCTAACAAATTTTATTAGATGGATTTTTGTTGGTTGTTGATCGGAAAGGAAAAGACATGAAGGAGCCTTGTGGATTGAGGGAAGTTGCCTCATCTTTCATTTGAAGCTAAAATAGCAAATTAACACATACTACATTACATGGGATTTTGTCATACTATACATAGTACTCTATTATCTTTTGACTTCTCATGAAAAATGTGCTTTTatgaatcaataaaattaataatgtgATGTTCTTCTCTctaattttatatcaatataaagTTAGCCCATGTTCATGggtatttaaaatacaataaatgttaaaaaaagaaagtttaaaataaaaatgcaataaaataataacataaaatgagaatgaaacaaaaatatccTGTGTGAAAGATAAACCAAAAGAAGGGAAGAGAGATTATTTTTTCCTTACATATaatgttatataaattataatttaggatttattttaatcaattaaatcttagccattaaattttatttatgtcatCTATTAATAATCTAAActagaatttgagaaaaataaaaataatagaacttTGATTTAAACCAGAACCCAAAGGTACAAGGTTACACCTCATGTCGCCCTACTTATTTTTNttattttaatcaattaaattttatccattaaattttatttatgtcatCTGTTAATAAACTAAacaagaatttgagaaaaataaaaataatagaacttTGATTTAAACCAGAACCCAAAGGTACAAGGTTACACCTCATGTCGCCCtacttatttttgaaaaaaatattgtttgactaaagatgatgttgtaactaaattaataaatttcctttttagcAATTTACTTACCTTTGAGTATTGTTAATTGGTTATGAACTTatgattaatgaaaatattattttttgatatgcaAACATAGTGGACATTAAGAGAATTTTCCTAGTCAAAATTCACGTAATCTTAGTCAAtaattcaacaattatttttccaaatataattaataattagttgACCAAATTAAATGTATCTTTGAGAAACGACTATATAAATCACTCTCCCTCTTCTCTTTTCACTCATTGAGTCTTCTCAAAATACAAAACattcttttagttttttcaaatggcaaagaaaaaaaatgacgaTGTGACGGCGACGGCGACAGCGGTGGTTGTACCACCAAACGAGGTGCGGTATAAAGGTGTGAGAAAGAGTCCATGGGGGACATATGGAGCTGAGATTACAAATCCCATCCAGAAGGTACGTGTCTGGCTTGGTACTTTCAAAACACCGGAAGAAGCTGCAAGGGCCTTTGATACAGCGGCAAAGACGTAACACGACCCTAATGCCAAACTTAATTTTCCACAGACAAATGAGGATAACCTCGAAAATGCTAATAATATAGAAATTTAATTATGTCTTCTTCGATGTATCATTTTTCAGTGTTTTGTTTTTCTACATAGAATTATGATTCGGTGAATTTTTATGGTCCAACTTTTCGAGATTGTAGTTTGTCTTTCAATTTCATCTTAAAGTAGCAATctcttatttatgtttattgaattttagatCTTCAGAACAAAATAATAGTAGATTGATATTGGAATAGTCATATAGTTAACTAGACAAACAACTATTGAAGTTACCACGAAAATAACGaattaaatatctcataataTCAGTCATTTTGGAAATTTATCTAGCAAATtcattttgttttgtatcaataaaatcacttaactttgactattgtatcaataaaatcactaaaatataaatctaatatgacaaataaaatatttgttttatgccatatgtataaatttcacaaataaataaaaataatataaaaaacttATTAAGGAGTTTTAAtggacaaaaaatattatatattttaattcataTGGTAAGAAATTAACAGAtgaaaattgttttatatttaaaacGAATAGTTTTTCTACCCTGTTCACGTTAATGGTGAAACTAACGCACTTAAAGACTTAAAATTTGCAACAATTTCAACTGATACTATCAATAATTCCTCTGATTAATCACCAATCTACAACAATTGGTCCGTTTTCTCTCTTTCAGAAAATcacctattatatatatagagagagagagtaagttttaaatatatattaatattataatatttatttttactaatataGTTTTtcgtaaaaaatatttaattttcttaaaaatttatttatttatttatggggTCTATAGTTATATATGgcataaaaagatattttattttactaggttagattttcttttaacgtaaatttagttgagtgattttattgttaAAAAAGCCTAAattgaatgattttattgatataaaacaaagtttagtGACTTTGTTAGATAAATTTTtaagttgagtgaccttttgaccacataaaaaaaaaactaaaaaaactacATTACTCACAATGAAGTCTGTAATGAAAAAAATGTCTGCAATGAGATCTTCTTCATGAACTTATATTTCTCCTTCTTGATGTCTGGACTTTGAAAATTCAACAATCTTAGTTTGcaacttttcaattaattataagAATCATTTTGcaactgaaataaataaataagaaaga
Proteins encoded in this region:
- the LOC125861369 gene encoding ethylene-responsive transcription factor 11-like — translated: MAKKKNDDVTATATAVVVPPNEVRYKGVRKSPWGTYGAEITNPIQKVRVWLGTFKTPEEAARAFDTAAKTKEEAATAYVKATRMYRGLKAKINFPELNEELILELTLALSGRK